A single window of Meriones unguiculatus strain TT.TT164.6M chromosome Y unlocalized genomic scaffold, Bangor_MerUng_6.1 ChrY_unordered_Scaffold_23, whole genome shotgun sequence DNA harbors:
- the LOC110544942 gene encoding small integral membrane protein 8-like produces MSSGPEPPAVKTEPSKERNFERPGLRGTHTTALFRAVNPELFIKPNKPVMAFGLVALSFCVAYIGYLHATQENKKDLYEAMDSEGHRYMRRKTSKWD; encoded by the coding sequence ATGTCTTCAGGACCTGAGCCCCCAGCAGTTAAAACagaaccatcgaaagagagaaaCTTTGAAAGGCCAGGCCTTCGAGGGACACACACAACAGCGTTATTCCGAGCTGTGAACCCAGAGCTCTTCATTAAACCTAACAAACCTGTAATGGCCTTCGGACTGGTAGCCCTTTCCTTCTGTGTGGCTTATATTGGTTATCTGCATGCAACACAAGAGAACAAGAAGGACCTCTATGAAGCTATGGACAGTGAAGGACATCGGTACATGAGGAGAAAAACATCCAAATGGGATTAA